The genomic interval CCGCAAGCCCCGCGGTCGGGGTCGGGACAACCGTCGAGAGGCGCGTCACCAGCGGACGGTCCGACACGCCGGAACGGTTGGTGAAGAGGACGAGTTTCCGCTTCTCGACCAGCCGCCGCACCTGCGACGCATCGCGGCAGGCCAGCGGAATCAGCTCCGAAACCTCGCGGTTGTCGGTGTAGAGCTCGATCTGCGCCTTGCGGAACTCCGCCGGGAGCAGCGCCCGCACCGAATCGCGCATCGCCCGCGTATTCGCCTCGCGGAAGGGGTAGTATGAAAGTCCGATCGAGGCGTAGATCCGCACCGTGCGGCGCGAAGCCTTCACGCCCTGCACCCGCACAGGAATCGGCTCCGCCTTCTGGTAGCCGCCCGACACCTCGCGCGAAACGATCCGCGAAAGGGTCCGGGCAATTTCGGCCCGCGTCGCGGAGCCGATCCCCGCGGCCGTTGCTTCACCGAAAGCAAAAAGTAAAACAAGCAGATATAACAGTCTATTTTTCATTCTTTTGCGATAGTATCCACATACCGATCATCGTAAAGGCGGCATTGTAGATCAGGAGTTCGAAACCGATTTGGTAATCCCACGCCTCGCGGGCCCATGTCTGCAGCAGGGCGCTCAGCACCGGAGCCAAAACCGCCACCGGCGGGATCCAGCGGTCACGCACCCGGCGGCGCGTCACCATCCCGAAGGCAAACATCCCGAGGATCGGACCGTAGGTGTAGCTGGCCACCTTGTAGACCAGGTTGATCACGCTGTCGTCGGCCCAGTATTCGAAGGCCAGGATCACGGCCGCCATTCCCAGCGCCATCCCCACGTGCACCCCCTTGCGCAGGCGCGTCAGGCGCACGTCGTCCATGCGTTTCGGACCCTCGAGGATGTCAACCGTGAAGGAGGTCGTCAGCGCCGTGAGCGCCGATCCCGCAGCCGAATAGGTGCTTGAGATAAGCCCCACAACAAACAGAATGCCAACCACAAGCGGAAGCCCGCCCTCAACCGCCACCAGCGAAAATACCTGGTCGCTCTTTTCCGGAAGCGCCATCCCGGTCCGCGCCGCGTAGAGGTAGAGCAGCCCCCCCAGCACCAGGAAGAGGAAGATCACGAAGATCTGGCTCACGGCCGTCAATACGATGTTCTTCTGCGAGTCGCGCGGCGTGGCGCAGCTCAGGTTCCGCTGCATCATGTCCTGGTCGAGTCCCGTCATGGCCACCAGCAGCACGATCCCCGCCGCAAACATCTTCCAGAAGTAGCGGTCCGACGAAGGGTCGTCGAAGAAGAAAACCCGCGACATCGGAGAGGCCGCCACCTCACGCGCCGTCTCCCCCACCGAAAGGCCCAGCGCCTGCATGATGAAGAGAATCGACAGCACGAGGCTCCCGACCAGGCACAGCGTCTTGAGCGTATCGGTCCAGATCAGCGACTTCACGCCCCCTTGGTGCGTATAGAGCCACACGAAGGCCATCGTCACCAGCGCGTTGGCCCAGAACGGAATGCCGTAGTGCGCGAAAACCAGCACCTGCAGCACCGCGCAGACCACGTAGACCCGCAGTGCTGCGCCCAGCATCTTCGAAATGAAGAAGAACCACGCTCCGGTGCGGTGCGAGGCCACGCCGAAGCGGTCGTCCAGATATTCGTAGAGCGAGACCACACGCAGGCGGTAGAAGGTCGGGATCAGCACGTAGGCCACGACAAACTGGCCCACGGTAAAGCCCGCGACCATCTGCATGTAGGAGAAGGAGTCGGCGGCAACCGACCCCGGGACCGAGATGAACGTCACGCCCGACATCGCCGCCCCGATCATCGCGAAGGCCGCCATATACCACGGCGTGCGGCGGTTCCCGGTGAAGAAGCCCGCATTGTCGGCACGCCGGCCCGAGAGCCACGCAACGGCGAACAGCACGGCAATATAGCCCAAAACGGTACAGATGACGGCAACGGGTGTCATGGCGGATTCTTCGGATTTCGGTGCGGGAAAGGGCCCCGGCTGCCCTGCAAACTGGCGGCGCACGGCGTTCCCTGCACGGTACATACATCGGCAAAGATACGAAAAACCTCGGAATAGTGTGCTCCCGGCGTATCATTCCACGCAAGGGGACAACACGACGACTGCAGACTCCCGACCGAA from uncultured Alistipes sp. carries:
- a CDS encoding sodium:solute symporter, producing the protein MTPVAVICTVLGYIAVLFAVAWLSGRRADNAGFFTGNRRTPWYMAAFAMIGAAMSGVTFISVPGSVAADSFSYMQMVAGFTVGQFVVAYVLIPTFYRLRVVSLYEYLDDRFGVASHRTGAWFFFISKMLGAALRVYVVCAVLQVLVFAHYGIPFWANALVTMAFVWLYTHQGGVKSLIWTDTLKTLCLVGSLVLSILFIMQALGLSVGETAREVAASPMSRVFFFDDPSSDRYFWKMFAAGIVLLVAMTGLDQDMMQRNLSCATPRDSQKNIVLTAVSQIFVIFLFLVLGGLLYLYAARTGMALPEKSDQVFSLVAVEGGLPLVVGILFVVGLISSTYSAAGSALTALTTSFTVDILEGPKRMDDVRLTRLRKGVHVGMALGMAAVILAFEYWADDSVINLVYKVASYTYGPILGMFAFGMVTRRRVRDRWIPPVAVLAPVLSALLQTWAREAWDYQIGFELLIYNAAFTMIGMWILSQKNEK